A segment of the Candidatus Bathyarchaeum sp. genome:
AGTCCATGCTAGACCACGACCCCGTTTTTTGTTGTGTGGTTGTTTGTTTAGGATGGGGTGGAGTTATTAAAACTCTGCGTTGGCTTAAAAAGATTCGTGAACAAAAAATTATGAAAAAATGATTATAATAAAATTGGAAAATCTAAGAAAGGTAAGAAAACTAGAAAGAATCACAAGAGAGGAAAGTTTTCCTCTGTTGAAGAAACGGTAAAGAACCGTTTATCCGAACAGGGATCCTAAGCCTTCCATTGCAGCTTCTTCTTTCTTTTCTTCGTCTTCTTCGGGTTCTTCTTCTTTCTTTTCTTCTGCGGGTGCTGCTGCAGTTGGGGCTGCTGGTGCGGCTGCCATCATTGCGGGAGCTGCTTTGATTGCTTCTTCAATGTCAACTTCAGCAACTGATGCAACTAAAGCTTTAACTCGAGCAGAATCGGCGCTGACGCCGGCTGCTGTGAGAACTTCAGATACGCTTTGTTCGTTGATTTCTTTTCCAGCTTTGTGCAAGAGCATTGCAGCATATACGTATTCCATTATTCATTCTCCTCCATGTTTTCCATCATACTTACTTTTCAAGTTTTCTGAATTTTAACTCGATGACTCCTCTTTCTTTTCGGCTTCATCTAATTTTTCGTTCAGGCTTTGCATTTGCATGTTAGCCTTACGAATCAACTCTTCGACGGTTTCCTTGTTAACTATTCCGGCACTCATAGCCAAACTAAAGGCCTTCTGGTGAGCCATCTTAACAAGCATACTTGCGTTTTCTGCAGTTGGATAGGCTGCTTCCATCGACAAATTGAAGGCAAACTGATGAGCTTGCTCGATACTTTGTCGGAAGGCGTCTATGTCAATTGATAGATCGTCCGCAAAAATGATTACGCCATCGTCGAAAACTAACTTTAAACTTAAACCAACTTCAACTGGTTTGATTCCAAGTTTTGAAAGCAAACTTCCCAGTTGGGCGCTTATTACTTCGCCTTTTTTGACGACCATTGTGTCTTTTGCGACGAAAACACTTCCTGATTCAATTCGGGTGCGCAGACCCACCGCCGTAAATTGGCTGATGATTGGGCCAGGAGGCAATCCAGTGTTTCCTGCAGGAACAGTAACATCAAAAGCAGCCATGTCGCCAGCTCGAGCAGCGGCTTTTACGCGGCTTTTTTCTAGAAGCATAACAAGTTTGAAGGGATTCAAGTTAGTAAACAAATACAAATTAGGACCAGTAAGATGCTCGGCAAGTTTTTCGATGCCTTTTTTATCCGTGATTTCGGCAACTGCTCGAGAAATTGTAGAGTTTTTGACAACCATCAAGTTTGCGTTTTCTTTGAGTTTTTTGCGCAGTCTTTGAAGTTGGGCTGCTCGAACTTTTTCCAGACTTGCAATTGCAACTGTGTTGTATTCTGATAAGTATCCTTTGAGTTCTTGGACTTTTTTTGCTTTTATTACAGTTGATGCTCGCATTGCCATGATATTTCCCTACATTGCTACCTTAACTGATTCGCCCATTGAGGTCTTCAAGTAAACTGTTTTGAAGTTTTTGATTCCTCGTTTGAGTTTTGTTTCAAGTCTTCTTACAATAGTTTGAACATTTTCTGCTATTTCTTCGTCGGCCATTTCTTCGTTGCCTATACGGCATTGAATAACAGGTTGATTACGTAGCCTGATGGATACGAGTTTTTTGTGTTTCTCAATCTGTTCGGATATATCAGCGTTGGGAGCAACTGGAGTGGGCATTTTTCCTCGGGGACCAAGTGAAGCACCCAAGCTTTTACCTACAAGGGCCATCATGGGAGCTTGTGCAATAAAGACGTCGTATTTTTTGGCGATGTCTTTTTGTTTTTTCTTGTCACCCACAAGTCCTTCAAGGGCTGCTCGTTCAAGAACTAAGCTTGCTCCAGCCTTTTTTGCGTTCAACGCCATCTCGCCTGTCGCAATAACACAAACTTTCAGGTCCTTTCTGGCAGCATGAGGAAGTTCGATTCGTTCCTGAATTCTGCCTTCGGGTTTCTTCATGTCGATGTTTTGTAAGTTTATGGCGAGGTCTATAGATTGAGAAAACTTACGTTCATTATTATGAGATTTTACCTCTTTAATCGCTTCGATGAGGTTTTTTTGATTCAATGGCATTCTATGAGCCTCGCGCCAATGACGTAACAAGAGCCAGTTATAAAAATCTTATTACTCGAAAGATTACTCCGCTAAGAGGGCGTCGTATTTTCCTTCGTCGATTTCTTTTTGAACATCACGGGGATCTTTGCCTTCTACGGTTATACCCATACTCACACCAGTACCAATAATCTCTTTAACGCAAGCTTTCAAGGTGCTACCTAAGACATCATCTTTTTTCATCCGGGCAATTTTGACTGCTTGCTCTAGGGTTATGTTTCCGATTTTTTCTGTGTTGGGAACACCAGAGCCTTTGGATACTCCGACCTCGCTAACTAGCAGTGCAGCAGTTGGTGGAGTGCCGACGCTTACTTCGAATTCTTTGGTTTCTGTGTCTACGCTGATTTTTACTGGAACTTTCATTCCAGAGAAATCTTTTGTTACCTCATTGATTTTAGTTACAATAGCTAGAACGTTAACTCCTAAAGGACCCAGAGCAGGTCCAAGTGGGGGTCCAGCGTTGGCTTGTCCGCCACTTACTAATGATTCTACTACTTTCAATTCGCCCATGTTTATTCTTCCTTATTTGATTTTTCAACAAGTTTCACATAGTCTGCGTGAACTGTGATTGGTAAAGTGAATGTGGCTTCCAACAATTCAAGGGTAACGTCCTCTTTGGTCTTGTCAACCCTTGTGATTTTTGCCCGCATTCCTTTGAAGGGACCTCCAATTACTTCTACAAGGTCTTCTTCGTCAAGTTCTTCGATTACAGGTTTTACTACGATGTATCGTTCTACTTCGGGAAAAGTAACAACACCTGGAACTCTTGACCTAACGTGCCTAACTCCGGTGATTCCTTTTTCTACAGAGTGAGGTCCATCTGCTTCGATGAAAATGTAGCCTTTCAACAGTTCGGGGACTAGAACTGACTTGATTTGCAGATCGTTCATTTTCACTTTTGCTTCGATAAGGTTTGCCACATTTTTTTCTTGACCCGCAGTGGTGCGTACAGCGAATACTGCGGTTTTTGGTTTAGTTTCGTTAGGTTGTTCGGCCATGATTTTTCAACTCTACAAGATTACACCGATTAGTTGGATGATGTATCCGATTCCTCCGATTACAAGAATGCCTAAGAAGCATATCTTGATGGAGAGCCACAGCTCGGTTCGGCCGGGTTTAGTGGCCAGTTTTAGCAATCTGGATGCTGATTCGAAGAATGATTTAAGTCCCAATGTTCCTCGCCCCTTTCAATTTAGCTTCTAATATGTAAACTTATCTCCGACAGGAAAAAGTTGCTTACATAGTTTTTGGTTTTAAAGAACTTGCAGTTTTTTGGACTTAACATTTTCGGTATGGATATTAAGCAGTTTTCACCAAAGGGCTATCATGGTCATAGATTCAAAAAAACTCAAAGAACTTTACTTAGAGTTTTTCACCCAAAACAATCACAGCTTAATTCCTAACTCTCCCCTTATTCCAGAATACGACCCAACCGTACTATTCACCCCAGCAGGTATGCACCCCCTTATTCCACACTTTTTGGGTCAGCCTCATCCCCTTGGAACCCGATTAACTAACGTTCAGCGATGTTTCCGAACAGGAGACATAGAATGTGTTGGAGACAGCTCTCACTTAACGTTCTTTGAGATGCTGGGAAACTGGTCACTTGGTGATTACTTCAAAAAAGAAGCCATCAGTCTTAGTTACGAGTTTTTAACAGGCAAAAAGTGGTTGAATCTTGACAAAAACCGTTTGTCATTTACAGTTTTTGAGGGTGACCAAAATGCTCCCAAAGACACAGAAAGCTACGAAGCTTGGAGCAGCCAAGGCGTTGCTGATGACCATATTTACTTCTTGGGCAAAGAAGACAACTGGTGGGGTCCTGTAGGTAACACGGGTCCGTGTGGTCCGTGTACTGAAATGTTTTATGACACAGGAAAAGAGCCCTGTGGTCCGTCGTGTAGACCAGGGTGTTCATGTGGTAAGTATTTTGAGCTCTGGAACGACGTTTTCATGGAGTTTAACCGAACTCCTGAAGGCAAGTATGAGTTACTAAAGCAAAAGAACGTCGACACAGGTATGGGCGTAGAGCACACTGCGGCGATGTTAGAAGGTAAAGAGAACGTTTTTCAGATTGGTGTAGTTAGGCCAATTGCTAAAAAAGTTGAAGACCTTGCAGGAATTAGTTCACCAACTGCTGTTGAAGAGCGGTCCATAAGAATCATTACAGACCATGTTCGGGCGTCAACCTTCTTTTTGGGTGACGAACGTGGAGTAAAACCAACTAACGCTGACCGAGGTTACGTTTTACGGCGTTTGATTCGTCGAGCCATACGATTTGGACGAGTCATTGGTATCGAGCAGGATTTCTTGACTGACCTTGCAGGTATTGTTATAGAACTTAACAAGGATGATTATCCTCTTCTTACAGAAAAACAAGCCAGCATTTTTGAAGAGTTAAGTAAAGAGGAAACTAAATTCAAACGAACCTTAGAGAAAGGGTTACGAAAGTTTAACCAGATTTCTGAAAGGTGTTCTAGAATTGACGGCAATAATGCGTTTTTGTTGTTCCAGAGTTTTGGTTTTCCTATCGAGTTAACTAAAGAGCTAGCAGTAGAACAGGGCATAGAACTGGACGAATGTGGCTTCAGACAAGAATACGAAAAACATCAGAAGGTTTCTGCTGCAAGTGCAAAGAAATTGTTTAAGGGCGGCCTAAGTGACGCGTCCGAAGAAACCAAGAAGCTTCATACCGCTACTCATCTGTTGAATGAGGCTTTGCGTGTTGTTTTAAAAAACAGAGACATCGTTCAACGGGGCTCGAACATTACTCCAGAGCGGTTGCGGTTTGACTTCAACTATGACCGAGCTTTGACTCCTGAAGAAATTGCCGCAGTTGAAGATTTGGTTAATAAGCAAATCCATAAAGAGTTACCTGTTGTTCGGCAGGAAATGTCTGTTGAAGAAGCAAAAAACAAGGGCGCCCAAGCAGTGTTTGACGACAAATATGGTAACACAGTATCAGTTTACAGTGCAGGAGACTTTTCTACAGAAATCTGCGGTGGTCCCCACGTGTGCAACACCAAAGAGTTAGGCAAATTCAAAATAGTCAAACAAAAAGGCATCGCAGCAGGGGTTAGAAGGATCCGAGCAGTTCTGGAAAAGTGCTAAAGTAGCACCAACAGAACCCATTATTTGATTTCAAATGAGTGCAGAACAAGGAATCTTTTGATTATCGCCTACGCATCAAAAAGTATAGCAACATAGCAGCACCTACAACAATAACAAGCAACACAGGAACTATTATGTCCAAATTCAGCGGTGACATTTCCCGTTGAGAGGGATCGTCACTTGTTGGTTCAGAAGGTGTATTCGTTTCAAGGGTTATTGTTTTTGTTTCGCTCCAATCGCTTTCAGCATAAAATTCAATATCAGAAATGAGGTGCCCAACGTTGTCCATCAAATTGTCATAGATCCGAACTACAGAATCAGACATTATAATTGCTTTTACTTGAAGGTCCATTTGAGCACCATCAGGATAATCATCTGCTGGAATGGCTATGAGGGTGTAGTTTGAATCAGACATTGAGGGTAAATTATCTAGACTGTTATAACTCATGGGAAAAAGAGCATCCCATTGTTCCCCAAAATGTCCCTTGATTCGAACGTTATAGACCATATAATAGCGGGTGTTGTTGATAACTTCAACAAATGGTTGATTCTTGATTGTAACAACTATGGATTTATTTTTGCTGTAGTGTCCTTCGTGGATTGTAATATTCTCTCCAGTGAATTGGTCGATCGCATATTCTGGTGGAACATAATACTGGCGGGCATCCAGATTCAAATTGAATTCGGGATCAGATGGTTTGGATAAAGATACTGATTCTGTAACTGTACCAACATCGATACTTTGTGACATAGTTGCATTCATTCCACAACTATCTGTGACGATTAGGGTTACAATATAGCTGCCGTAGGAAGAATAACTGTGAGTAGTTGTTATTCCGGAACCTGTCGTTCCATCTCCAAAATTCCAGAAATAATTGATGATTGGACCATCAGAGTCTAGAATACCAGATGCATCAAAAGATACTCTTTTTTCAATTTCTGGAAGAAGGTAACGAAATGAGAAATGAGGAAGGGGGATAGAATCAGGGTTGTCACTTGATTCTTGAACAATAGAGTTATCAAAAGAAGAAGATTCCAAATATAAATCATCATTTATTGTTTGTTCAGGGGATTTGAAGGTCACAACATAAGTGCCTGTCATGTTAGGAATATAATAAACGTATACTTGTCCGATAGAATCAGATTCAAAAGGACCTAAAGATTCGTGTGTACCGTCAGGCAAAGTAAGGTCGAACACAAGAGTTTGGTATAAATATCCTCGAGGAGGAGCAGGGTTAAGCATTGCGACTATTTTGAGTACCTGATTAACACCAATGGGATTAGGGGAAGCTACCACATCAGAATCTACAGTTATAAAAGGTTCAGCTTTAGGTGCAGGAAAGGATGCGAATAAACAAGTTAAACTTAAAACTAAAACCATGGTTTTGCGTAATGAGTGCGTATTCATTTTCGGTTACTCCGTGATTTTTTAATCAGTAGCAAAAGCACTACCACAATTACCACCACCCCAAGAACCGTTGCTATCTGGGTGAATTGAGTAAACCATTCATTGTTTGATTCAAGTTCGTCAGTTACTGGTTCTTCAGGTATCACTTCAGCATCAGTTTTTGGAATAATTAAGGTCTGGATTTCACTCCATTCGCTTGTTTCACCAATAAAAACGTAATGATGCGGAATGAGGTCCGTTGGGTCACCAGAAGGTGCCCCCGGCACAAAGGTGTCATTTACCCGATTTCTGTCTCCAATAAAGGCTTGAACCTGAAAATCTATTTGACCGCCTTCAGAAACAGCTAGTTTTTTACTGGTTGTTTTTGTGTCGTTATTTCCAACAATTCCAAGGGTTATTTGAGTATATTCTCCAACAGCTCCGATGTAGTTTACGTGATTTTCATCTTCGTCAACTTGGATGTAAGAGCTGTAATCAGGGTACCACCAAGAATCTTCGAAATGACCCTTGACTCTAATGCTGTGATACAAACGAATGGGGTCATAATCAGAAGTGTTAGGGCAACTAAAAGCTTGATTCGTGATTACTAAGTTTATGGTTTTGTTTTGTATGTGATGACCTTCTTCAAGAACTACTGTTTCATTAGTAAACGGATCGGTGCCATAAACTGGGGGCACATCATAGGAATTATCTGTAAAAGTTACAGTGAATTCTGGAACCGACGGCGTAGGAAGACCACCAGCATAGGAAGCGCAAACAACACAAGAATTCGGAGAATGAACTGTAACTGTAATTCCAACGAGAAGAGCCAAAAAACCCATACAGACAACAGATGATATTGTTTTTTGTATTCTTATCAACCTCAATAAGTATACAATTTGTTAGTTCAAAAAGATTTTTCTTAAGAAAAATTGACAAAAACTAGTTGAAAATACTCAAAAATTTTTGACAAACTCAAAAGGTTACTGTTTTTTGGTTTTTTGCAAAGCCCAAGGTAGTAGAATGAGTATTGTTGGGGTCATTACTACTGCAGAGGCGATTAATGCAGAGTACAGTTCAAGGGTTATCAAGCCTGAGGTGAGTAGAACGTATTGGACGATGAATCCTGTGCTGAATCTTACGTTGAGTCCCAAGCCTAGTACTAAAGATTGGGGTTTTCCCAAAAGTGTATGGAATAAGGCAAAAGAGCCTGCTAGTTTTGCGCTGAAGGTTGCTATCAGGATAACAACTAGTATTATTGGGTAAACAAAAATCGTTGAAAACGACAAACTAGCGCCTACGCTTAAGAAAAACAAGGGCGAGAAGAAGGTGTATCCCAAGAAGTTGACGATTCTTTCGTCGTTTTGGAAGTTTTCTGTGGGCAACAAGCTTCTGGCGACGATGCCGCCAAAGATTGCGCTTATGGCGGCTAGGCTTTCGAAAACAAATCCTCCGATGACTACAAAGGAAAAGAACAAAATCAAAATTAGAAGAGGCCTGACGAAACTGTATTGCACGTTGTTGCTTAGGTGGTTTCGGATTTTTGGGGCAATTTTTGCAAGAACTCCGGTGAGGATAAAGATGCCAACTAGGTCTATTATGACGTAAACAGGGTCAGGAAAACTTTGAATATTTAAGGAAGGCAAAAACAGGGGCAGAAACGGAATCATTACTAGGGTCAAAACTTCGATGATGTCATCAAAGGTTCCGATCCCCAAGGTTATTTGACCAAATTTTGTTTTCAATAAATCGTATTTGGCAAGTATCGGAAGAAGAACCGCTTCACCCACCGTTGCAAAGGAAAGGGCAACAACCAAAGCAACCAAGGGAGAGCTATCGATTTGTGCAGGAAACAAAAAGTATAGTATCAAGCTCACGACAACAGCTTCAAGACCCACAATTACTATGGAGCCTTTGAGGATGTTTTTTCCGTATTTTTTTATTTGGTCGATTTCTAGGTTAAAGCCGATCATGAACAATAAAAACAGCATGCCCATGTTTGACAGGGTTGTAAAAATCTCGTTTTGAAGGGTTAACTGGAAAACGTCAAAAAGGGAAAAAATGATTCCCAAAAACAGGGCAGAAAACATCCAAGGCATTTTCAGGTATTTTTCCAGCAAATACCCAATTACCAAAGAAAAACCAAAAGTAACAGTAAGTAAAACAAAAACAAATTCCAAACCTACAAACCCCCTACATTAAAAACTTGAAAAACACTAAGAGAACGAACAAGATTCTGTTTCGTATTTGTCGCCTTCTTATACCATAATCAGAACACATTCTTTTTTATGTTTTCGAAAAGCCGCACCAACCTGCTAGATACCTCAGAAGATTGTGAAGAAACATTACCCAAAACTAGGTGAGTAAAATGGAATATCTAACTTGTTTGGGCGCGTTTTTTCATTGCATAATATACGGTAATAGCAACTAAGGTTAAGACAATAACCAGTCCAAAAATGAACGGTGTCCATGATGAAGAACTGGGCATGTAAGGTTCTTGTGCTTTGATTAACCAAAAATCATAATCACCTGTTTCCCAGGAACCCAAAGCCCCTGACAAAACGTAATCGCCATCCGCGGTTTGAATCACAGAAGGATAACCCAAGAGGGCATCACCAGTAAAGGTTTGGTTCCACTGCACTTTTCCGTACGAATCAGTTTTAACCAATAAGAAATCAGATAAAAGATCGTTATCAGCCCTGACAATGTAACTTGCCACAGCAAAACCCCCGTCCAAGGTTTGAATAATACTAGGAAAACGAATCATACTAGGCAAACCATAGGTTTGGGTCCATCCAACATTTCCAGCAGAATCAAGGTTAGTCATACAAAAATCATAGCCTTGATTATTCAAAGAAGAATAGCCCGCAAAAACCAGACTTCCATCCGACAACTCAACAAAAGAATGAATATTTTTCATATTTAGGTCGGTTTGATTCCATTGCATATTTCCGAGGGAGTCAGTTTTCACAATCACAAAACCAGCAAAACCATTTGAATATGTATAAAGGGTACGAACAAAAACAAATCCTCCATCATGGGTCTGCATCAAGCCAGACGCACGCTCGGATTGAGAATAATTGTAGAGCCTGCTCCATTCTTTGTTGCCCCGTGAATCAGTTTTTATCAACAAAAAATTTTCAGCATCCCCAATAGACGAAAAAGAATCCCCCAACAAAGCATATCCACCATCCAAAGTCTCAGTTACAGAAACCCCATTAAAATAGCCTACTTCTTCAGCGTAAGTTTGATTCCATTCCATGTTTCCATACGCATCAGTTTTCGCCAACCAAACAAAAGACCAAAACCCATCAGGCAAATACCCAACAGGAATATAACCCTCGATCGGAGAAGCGTCGGTGCCTACAAAAACAAAACCCCCATCTGGAGTTTGAACAAACGAAGAAGCTCCAGCAACTGTTTTGTTCCATTGCACATTTCCTTCGCCATCAGTTTTCAGTAACCAACCAGTAGCAGAACCAAAAGAATGAGAAGGACCAAACAAAACAAACCCGCCATCAGCAGTTTGAACCATAGAAGTGCAAAGGTCCATGTCATTCCCTCCATAGGTTCGGCTCCAAAGCAGGGAAGCTTCAACACAAACAAAAAATGATGAACTAACCAAACCAACCAAAATAACCAGTGAAAGCATCATTTCCATTTGTTTCATCAGGTCCACAACTAACTCTGCATAACATTTAATGAAAAAGGGTTTTTGTCAAGAAACATTGACCAAAACACAAAACCAACTAGTCAAGAAAATTTGACCAAAAAAACAGTTCTTCTACGTCCGAATCCACCCGTTTATTCCCTTTTTTGCCGTTTTCAACCCGTAACCTAAACCCAATTCAAGGCGTAAATTCAAAAATAAGCCAGAAAAACAAACAGCAAAAAAACAATTTTTTATTTTTTTTTCTGCACAGCACATTTTGAAACTTCAACCAGTGTTATCCTAGGCTTTTTCGTAGTTGGGCGGCTTCGTTGACGTAGTATTTTGCTTGTTTGTCATGTTGTTCTAGGTACGAGATTAAGAAATTGTTTACGGAGTTTTCGTATTTTCGTTCTTTGAGGGTTCGGGGACCAAACTTTACGCCTAGATTGTCTTGAGCCA
Coding sequences within it:
- the rpl12p gene encoding 50S ribosomal protein P1, producing MEYVYAAMLLHKAGKEINEQSVSEVLTAAGVSADSARVKALVASVAEVDIEEAIKAAPAMMAAAPAAPTAAAPAEEKKEEEPEEDEEKKEEAAMEGLGSLFG
- a CDS encoding 50S ribosomal protein L10, which translates into the protein MAMRASTVIKAKKVQELKGYLSEYNTVAIASLEKVRAAQLQRLRKKLKENANLMVVKNSTISRAVAEITDKKGIEKLAEHLTGPNLYLFTNLNPFKLVMLLEKSRVKAAARAGDMAAFDVTVPAGNTGLPPGPIISQFTAVGLRTRIESGSVFVAKDTMVVKKGEVISAQLGSLLSKLGIKPVEVGLSLKLVFDDGVIIFADDLSIDIDAFRQSIEQAHQFAFNLSMEAAYPTAENASMLVKMAHQKAFSLAMSAGIVNKETVEELIRKANMQMQSLNEKLDEAEKKEESSS
- a CDS encoding 50S ribosomal protein L1, producing MPLNQKNLIEAIKEVKSHNNERKFSQSIDLAINLQNIDMKKPEGRIQERIELPHAARKDLKVCVIATGEMALNAKKAGASLVLERAALEGLVGDKKKQKDIAKKYDVFIAQAPMMALVGKSLGASLGPRGKMPTPVAPNADISEQIEKHKKLVSIRLRNQPVIQCRIGNEEMADEEIAENVQTIVRRLETKLKRGIKNFKTVYLKTSMGESVKVAM
- a CDS encoding 50S ribosomal protein L11, whose translation is MGELKVVESLVSGGQANAGPPLGPALGPLGVNVLAIVTKINEVTKDFSGMKVPVKISVDTETKEFEVSVGTPPTAALLVSEVGVSKGSGVPNTEKIGNITLEQAVKIARMKKDDVLGSTLKACVKEIIGTGVSMGITVEGKDPRDVQKEIDEGKYDALLAE
- a CDS encoding transcription elongation factor Spt5, coding for MAEQPNETKPKTAVFAVRTTAGQEKNVANLIEAKVKMNDLQIKSVLVPELLKGYIFIEADGPHSVEKGITGVRHVRSRVPGVVTFPEVERYIVVKPVIEELDEEDLVEVIGGPFKGMRAKITRVDKTKEDVTLELLEATFTLPITVHADYVKLVEKSNKEE
- a CDS encoding preprotein translocase subunit SecE; the encoded protein is MGLKSFFESASRLLKLATKPGRTELWLSIKICFLGILVIGGIGYIIQLIGVIL
- a CDS encoding alanine--tRNA ligase → MVIDSKKLKELYLEFFTQNNHSLIPNSPLIPEYDPTVLFTPAGMHPLIPHFLGQPHPLGTRLTNVQRCFRTGDIECVGDSSHLTFFEMLGNWSLGDYFKKEAISLSYEFLTGKKWLNLDKNRLSFTVFEGDQNAPKDTESYEAWSSQGVADDHIYFLGKEDNWWGPVGNTGPCGPCTEMFYDTGKEPCGPSCRPGCSCGKYFELWNDVFMEFNRTPEGKYELLKQKNVDTGMGVEHTAAMLEGKENVFQIGVVRPIAKKVEDLAGISSPTAVEERSIRIITDHVRASTFFLGDERGVKPTNADRGYVLRRLIRRAIRFGRVIGIEQDFLTDLAGIVIELNKDDYPLLTEKQASIFEELSKEETKFKRTLEKGLRKFNQISERCSRIDGNNAFLLFQSFGFPIELTKELAVEQGIELDECGFRQEYEKHQKVSAASAKKLFKGGLSDASEETKKLHTATHLLNEALRVVLKNRDIVQRGSNITPERLRFDFNYDRALTPEEIAAVEDLVNKQIHKELPVVRQEMSVEEAKNKGAQAVFDDKYGNTVSVYSAGDFSTEICGGPHVCNTKELGKFKIVKQKGIAAGVRRIRAVLEKC
- a CDS encoding PKD domain-containing protein, giving the protein MNTHSLRKTMVLVLSLTCLFASFPAPKAEPFITVDSDVVASPNPIGVNQVLKIVAMLNPAPPRGYLYQTLVFDLTLPDGTHESLGPFESDSIGQVYVYYIPNMTGTYVVTFKSPEQTINDDLYLESSSFDNSIVQESSDNPDSIPLPHFSFRYLLPEIEKRVSFDASGILDSDGPIINYFWNFGDGTTGSGITTTHSYSSYGSYIVTLIVTDSCGMNATMSQSIDVGTVTESVSLSKPSDPEFNLNLDARQYYVPPEYAIDQFTGENITIHEGHYSKNKSIVVTIKNQPFVEVINNTRYYMVYNVRIKGHFGEQWDALFPMSYNSLDNLPSMSDSNYTLIAIPADDYPDGAQMDLQVKAIIMSDSVVRIYDNLMDNVGHLISDIEFYAESDWSETKTITLETNTPSEPTSDDPSQREMSPLNLDIIVPVLLVIVVGAAMLLYFLMRRR
- a CDS encoding cation:proton antiporter; the encoded protein is MEFVFVLLTVTFGFSLVIGYLLEKYLKMPWMFSALFLGIIFSLFDVFQLTLQNEIFTTLSNMGMLFLLFMIGFNLEIDQIKKYGKNILKGSIVIVGLEAVVVSLILYFLFPAQIDSSPLVALVVALSFATVGEAVLLPILAKYDLLKTKFGQITLGIGTFDDIIEVLTLVMIPFLPLFLPSLNIQSFPDPVYVIIDLVGIFILTGVLAKIAPKIRNHLSNNVQYSFVRPLLILILFFSFVVIGGFVFESLAAISAIFGGIVARSLLPTENFQNDERIVNFLGYTFFSPLFFLSVGASLSFSTIFVYPIILVVILIATFSAKLAGSFALFHTLLGKPQSLVLGLGLNVRFSTGFIVQYVLLTSGLITLELYSALIASAVVMTPTILILLPWALQKTKKQ